Part of the Syntrophotaleaceae bacterium genome, GAAATCCTTTTTCTCACCCAGGGTACCCTGCAGCCGGCAGCGGTATTCCATCAGGCTGCGCGCCCGGGAGACGGGGGCTTCCTTTTCGATGAAATAGGGAAATTCCATCTCCAGGTGGGCGCTGGTGGCTTCCAGGCGATCCTTCATCTCCTGGAGGATGCTGCCCATGTTGCGCATCGTGATTTCGCCGCGGTACTGGTTCAGGATCTCGATGAAGCGGCTCATGTGGGTGCCCTTGAAGTGGTGGGGCAGATCGACGTACATGTTGATCCGGGCCACAGTGTGCTGCTGATCCCTGCTTTTGTCCATCACCACGATCGGATAGCGGATATCCTTGACGCCAACCTTGTCTATGGGGATGTTGCGGGTATCCCGCTCCATCTGCATGTCGCGCATATCGTTCATCGTTTACTGTTCTTCTTTCGCATAGGCAACGGGATCCTCGGCGCCGGCTTCACGGAAGCCCTTCAATCGCAGTCGGCAGGAGTCGCAAAGGCCGCAGGCTTCGCCTGTGGGCCGGGGATCGTAGCAGGAATGAGTCAGGCCATAGTCCACTCCCAGCTCCAGACCGCGGCGGATGATCTGGGCTTTGGTGAGCCGGATCAGGGGCGTGTGGATGTGAAACCGGCCACCCTGAACGCCTGCCCGGGTGGCCAGATTGGCCAAGTTTTCAAAGGCCGAAATATATTCCGGCCGGCAATCGGGATACCCCGAATAATCGAGGGCGTTCACCCCGATGAAGATGTCGAAAGCCCCAAGGACTTCGGCCTTGGCCAGCGCGAAGGACAGAAAAATGGTGTTGCGGGCCGGGACGTAGGTGACGGGAATCTGGTCTGCGGCAGATCCGTCCTTGGGGACATCCAGGTCGGATGTCAGGGCGCTGCCGCCGA contains:
- the folE2 gene encoding GTP cyclohydrolase FolE2, whose product is MNDMRDMQMERDTRNIPIDKVGVKDIRYPIVVMDKSRDQQHTVARINMYVDLPHHFKGTHMSRFIEILNQYRGEITMRNMGSILQEMKDRLEATSAHLEMEFPYFIEKEAPVSRARSLMEYRCRLQGTLGEKKDFVLGVEVPMTSLCPCSKEISQRGAHNQRSAVRVEIRSKKFIWIEDLIALIETCGSAPVYSLLKREDEKSVTEQAYDNPMFVEDIVRAVTEKLQSLEEILWFRVECENFESIHNHSAYALVEHSSGHDDAAE
- the queC gene encoding 7-cyano-7-deazaguanine synthase QueC, whose product is MDKKAVVLYSGGLDSATVLAIARAEGFAPHTLSFDYGQRHNIELDRAAEYATRLGAVDHQVLRIDLRQIGGSALTSDLDVPKDGSAADQIPVTYVPARNTIFLSFALAKAEVLGAFDIFIGVNALDYSGYPDCRPEYISAFENLANLATRAGVQGGRFHIHTPLIRLTKAQIIRRGLELGVDYGLTHSCYDPRPTGEACGLCDSCRLRLKGFREAGAEDPVAYAKEEQ